The Streptomyces aurantiacus genome includes a region encoding these proteins:
- a CDS encoding alkaline phosphatase family protein: MLALAGILPDFRLQSADGDSATRIAATAALGAGAFGVLSSVVWPLLVRALLLVPALVLGLLVFFLNGSLLLLALRLDPSGQSEAAPETAVVVAAVMSAVASATGGALAVRDDDAYRRRLYRLFDRRRRGRTPPAEGPPTPGTVFLQLDGVGHDVLLDAVGRGLMPTVAAWLGENQDSRGTHRIIPWRTDWSSQTGASQLGILHGSNHDVPAFRWYEKDSQEIVVCNRPTSAAELQRRAIGHTGDGGLLTVDGASRGNLFSGGAEQLALVLSVAARRGRENRSRAGYFVYFSDPANAVRTALSFVADVGREIGESTRARLGKKRPRVGRGGLYPFIRAFATVVERDVVVTAVIGDMLAGRSSVYADLVAYDEVAHHSGPRSRDAEKVLQRLDRSLALIAQVAEHAPRAYRVVLLSDHGQSPGETFRARYGLGLGELVRAGCGLPVPRKARRTHSGAEARAAVRAALRRPVEEGGEQYRPTGPASEPLVLASGNLGLVSFPDVPHRMSREEIDARHPALLTTLANHPGVGFVLVRSEEHGGLVLGAHGAAIPLDELDDDPGPLADFGPGAADAVRRTHTFPHTADIMVNSWYDPEEGEVLAFEEQIGSHGGLGGAQGRPFLMSPLTFSAPVQAGEELVGAEQVHRVLRRWLRECDGPQVPIEVRPGRKAA, translated from the coding sequence ATGCTGGCCCTCGCCGGGATCCTGCCGGACTTCAGGCTCCAGTCCGCAGACGGTGACAGCGCCACCCGTATCGCCGCCACCGCCGCGCTCGGCGCCGGCGCCTTCGGTGTCCTCTCCTCCGTCGTGTGGCCCCTTCTCGTGCGGGCCCTGCTCCTCGTCCCCGCCCTCGTCCTCGGGCTGCTCGTCTTCTTCCTGAACGGCTCGCTCCTGCTCCTCGCCCTGCGTCTCGACCCGTCGGGACAGAGCGAGGCCGCCCCGGAGACCGCCGTGGTGGTCGCCGCGGTGATGTCGGCGGTCGCCTCGGCCACCGGCGGAGCCCTGGCCGTGCGGGACGACGACGCGTACCGACGCAGGCTGTACCGGCTGTTCGACCGCCGACGCCGGGGGAGGACACCGCCCGCCGAGGGCCCGCCGACGCCCGGCACCGTCTTCCTGCAACTGGACGGGGTGGGGCACGACGTGCTCCTGGACGCGGTCGGACGCGGTCTCATGCCCACCGTGGCCGCCTGGCTCGGCGAGAACCAGGATTCCCGCGGCACCCACCGGATAATTCCCTGGCGCACCGACTGGTCGAGCCAGACCGGTGCCAGCCAGCTCGGCATCCTGCACGGTTCCAACCACGACGTCCCCGCCTTCCGCTGGTACGAGAAGGACAGCCAGGAGATCGTGGTCTGCAACCGGCCCACCAGCGCCGCGGAACTCCAGCGCCGGGCCATCGGGCACACCGGCGACGGCGGCCTGCTCACCGTGGACGGCGCGAGCCGCGGCAACCTCTTCAGCGGCGGTGCCGAGCAACTCGCCCTGGTGCTCTCCGTGGCCGCCAGGAGAGGCAGGGAGAACCGCTCCCGGGCGGGCTACTTCGTGTATTTCTCCGACCCCGCCAACGCCGTCCGTACCGCCCTGTCCTTCGTCGCCGACGTCGGCCGTGAGATCGGCGAGTCGACCCGGGCCCGGCTCGGCAAGAAGCGCCCCCGGGTCGGCCGCGGCGGCCTGTACCCGTTCATCCGCGCCTTCGCGACCGTCGTCGAACGGGACGTCGTCGTCACGGCGGTGATCGGGGACATGCTCGCCGGACGTTCCTCGGTGTACGCGGACCTCGTCGCGTACGACGAGGTGGCGCACCACTCCGGCCCGCGCAGCCGAGACGCGGAGAAGGTCCTCCAGCGGCTGGACCGCTCGCTGGCCCTGATCGCGCAGGTCGCCGAGCACGCCCCGCGCGCGTACCGCGTGGTCCTGCTGTCCGACCACGGCCAGAGCCCCGGCGAGACGTTCCGGGCCCGCTACGGACTGGGGCTCGGCGAGCTGGTCCGGGCCGGCTGCGGACTGCCCGTGCCCCGCAAGGCCCGGCGTACCCACAGCGGCGCCGAGGCCAGGGCGGCCGTACGGGCCGCGCTGCGCAGGCCCGTGGAGGAGGGCGGCGAACAGTACCGCCCGACCGGCCCCGCCTCGGAGCCCCTCGTGCTGGCCTCCGGCAACCTCGGCCTGGTGTCCTTCCCGGACGTGCCGCACCGGATGAGCCGCGAGGAGATCGACGCCCGGCATCCGGCCCTGCTCACCACCCTGGCCAACCATCCGGGCGTCGGCTTCGTGCTCGTGCGCAGCGAGGAGCACGGAGGCCTCGTGCTCGGCGCGCACGGCGCCGCGATCCCCCTGGACGAACTCGACGACGACCCGGGCCCGCTGGCCGACTTCGGCCCGGGAGCCGCCGACGCCGTGCGCCGCACGCACACGTTCCCGCACACCGCGGACATCATGGTCAACTCCTGGTACGACCCCGAGGAGGGCGAGGTGCTCGCGTTCGAGGAGCAGATCGGCTCGCACGGCGGTCTCGGGGGCGCCCAGGGCCGCCCTTTCCTGATGTCGCCGCTCACGTTCTCCGCGCCCGTCCAGGCCGGGGAGGAACTGGTCGGTGCCGAGCAGGTGCACCGCGTACTGCGCCGCTGGCTGCGTGAGTGCGACGGCCCGCAGGTGCCCATCGAGGTCCGTCCCGGGCGGAAGGCCGCCTGA
- a CDS encoding ATP-binding protein: MQAAVTVTPARIPELLLGLATVRPVFLWGAPGIGKSSLVREFAESLGLECVSLLGTQLAPEDLIGVPQIRDGRSVFCPPEAIARDEPYCLFLDELNAATPDVQKAFYSLILDRRIGTYELPAGSIVIGAGNRSTDNALARPIASALVNRLTHVHLEASSKDWLVWAALNDIHPWVLDHLTDRPDHLWSRPPKTEEPFSTPRSWHMLSDALRSFGPTLDEPTLKVIAHGTLTPAHAVAFCGYVKIVRSRFGIEAIIKGEARWPNRVEDRDLLYYLAESFRGRLVKELPASKEHASANGRQTAYRAKSLLVQLAEISVEVAQSVIASDEDGNPVLPAWFLVEAARDMPRLVEARR, encoded by the coding sequence GTGCAGGCTGCCGTCACCGTCACCCCCGCCCGTATACCGGAGCTGCTGCTCGGTCTCGCGACCGTGCGGCCGGTCTTCCTCTGGGGCGCCCCTGGCATCGGAAAGTCCTCCCTGGTGCGGGAGTTCGCCGAGTCCCTGGGCCTGGAGTGCGTGAGCCTGCTGGGTACGCAGCTGGCGCCGGAGGACCTGATCGGCGTACCCCAGATCCGTGACGGCCGCTCGGTCTTCTGCCCGCCGGAGGCCATCGCCCGCGACGAGCCCTACTGCCTGTTCCTGGACGAGCTGAACGCGGCGACCCCGGACGTCCAGAAGGCCTTCTACTCGCTGATCCTCGACCGCCGCATCGGCACCTACGAACTGCCGGCCGGCTCGATCGTGATCGGCGCGGGCAACCGCTCGACGGACAACGCACTGGCCCGCCCGATCGCGTCGGCGCTGGTCAACCGCCTCACGCATGTGCATCTGGAGGCCTCGTCGAAGGACTGGCTGGTGTGGGCGGCGTTGAACGACATCCACCCGTGGGTGCTCGACCACCTCACCGACCGGCCCGACCACCTGTGGTCCAGGCCGCCGAAGACCGAGGAGCCGTTCTCCACCCCCCGCTCCTGGCACATGCTCTCCGACGCGCTGCGTTCCTTCGGCCCGACGCTCGACGAGCCGACGCTCAAGGTGATCGCGCACGGCACGCTGACACCCGCGCACGCGGTCGCCTTCTGCGGCTATGTGAAGATCGTCCGCAGCCGGTTCGGCATCGAGGCGATCATCAAGGGCGAGGCCCGCTGGCCGAACCGCGTCGAGGACCGCGACCTGCTGTACTACCTCGCCGAGTCCTTCCGCGGCCGCCTCGTCAAGGAGCTGCCCGCCAGCAAGGAGCACGCCTCGGCGAACGGTCGGCAGACCGCCTACCGCGCCAAGTCGCTGCTCGTGCAGCTCGCCGAGATCTCGGTGGAGGTCGCGCAGAGCGTGATCGCCTCGGACGAGGACGGCAACCCGGTGCTGCCCGCGTGGTTCCTGGTGGAGGCGGCCCGCGACATGCCGCGGCTGGTCGAGGCGCGCCGGTGA